In a genomic window of Pelecanus crispus isolate bPelCri1 chromosome 1, bPelCri1.pri, whole genome shotgun sequence:
- the MAB21L1 gene encoding putative nucleotidyltransferase MAB21L1: MIAAQAKLVYHLNKYYNEKCQARKAAIAKTIREVCKVVSDVLKEVEVQEPRFISSLNEMDNRYEGLEVISPTEFEVVLYLNQMGVFNFVDDGSLPGCAVLKLSDGRKRSMSLWVEFITASGYLSARKIRSRFQTLVAQAVDKCSYRDVVKMVADTSEVKLRIRDRYVVQITPAFKCTGIWPRSAAHWPLPHIPWPGPNRVAEVKAEGFNLLSKECHSLAGKQSSAESDAWVLQFAEAENRLQMGGCRKKCLSILKTLRDRHLELPGQPLNNYHMKTLVSYECEKHPRESDWDESCLGDRLNGILLQLISCLQCRRCPHYFLPNLDLFQGKPHSALENAAKQTWRLAREILTNPKSLEKL, from the coding sequence ATGATCGCGGCCCAGGCCAAGCTGGTGTATCATCTGAATAAATACTACAACGAGAAATgccaagccaggaaagctgCCATCGCCAAAACGATCCGAGAAGTCTGCAAAGTGGTGTCGGACGTGCTGAAGGAGGTGGAGGTGCAGGAGCCTCGCTTCATCAGCTCCTTGAACGAGATGGACAATCGCTACGAGGGGTTGGAAGTCATCTCCCCCACGGAGTTTGAAGTCGTGCTGTATCTGAACCAAATGGGGGTTTTCAACTTCGTGGACGACGGCTCCTTGCCGGGCTGCGCTGTGTTAAAGTTAAGCGACGGGCGCAAGAGGAGTATGTCCCTCTGGGTGGAGTTCATCACGGCGTCTGGCTACCTCTCCGCTCGCAAAATCCGGTCCAGATTTCAGACTCTGGTGGCTCAAGCCGTGGATAAGTGCAGTTACAGAGACGTGGTAAAGATGGTGGCGGACACCAGCGAAGTGAAGCTGAGAATCAGGGATAGGTACGTCGTGCAGATCACTCCGGCGTTCAAATGCACGGGGATCTGGCCGCGGAGTGCTGCCCACTGGCCGCTTCCCCACATCCCCTGGCCGGGACCCAACAGGGTGGCGGAGGTCAAGGCGGAAGGCTTCAACCTCTTATCCAAGGAGTGCCACTCGCTGGCCGGCAAGCAGAGCTCGGCCGAGAGCGATGCCTGGGTGCTGCAGTTCGCGGAAGCCGAGAACAGACTGCAGATGGGCGGCTGCAGGAAGAAATGCCTCTCCATCCTCAAAACCTTGCGGGACCGTCACCTGGAGCTGCCGGGCCAGCCCCTGAATAATTATCACATGAAGACTCTGGTTTCCTACGAATGCGAAAAGCATCCCCGCGAATCGGACTGGGACGAGTCGTGCCTGGGGGACCGGCTCAACGGGATTTTACTGCAGCTCATCTCCTGCCTCCAGTGCAGGAGGTGCCCGCATTACTTCTTGCCCAACTTAGACCTCTTTCAGGGCAAACCTCACTCGGCCCTGGAAAACGCGGCCAAACAAACGTGGCGACTGGCTAGGGAAATACTTACCAACCCGAAAAGTTTGGAGAAACTTTAG